In Streptomyces chartreusis, the following proteins share a genomic window:
- a CDS encoding sensor histidine kinase: MSARSWFSPAAERLRTANPYVVDSALAALVLFAVSLQWIFPDEGDDRLTWQGWLIGAATAVPLVWRRRAPFLTACAVSVATPVQAVYHAPPPDVMYGGMVVLYTMAALGRPWQRRAMLVGWLVGVSLTMMHKEEPQPFEYAFHLLSVVCAYGFGVLARVQRAYTAELEDRARRLERERAADTARAITQERSRIARDMHDVLAHAVSLMVVQAEAGPVVVRSDPARAEAAFDAIAGAGRDSMAQLRRILGVLKEPRGDGGAWRLPQPGVAELPGLVRQVGESTGLRVELSGSGTPRPLPPDTEVAAFRVVQEALTNTVKHARATSATVELDWTEDELTLTVTDDGQGPGSGHGGHGLIGIRERAAACGGSARAGRGPEGGFRVVVRLPAAVDREAALG, from the coding sequence GTGTCCGCTCGTTCCTGGTTCTCCCCCGCTGCCGAGCGCCTGCGCACCGCCAACCCGTACGTCGTCGACTCGGCGCTCGCCGCGCTCGTACTGTTCGCCGTCTCGTTGCAGTGGATCTTCCCCGACGAGGGCGACGACCGGCTGACCTGGCAGGGTTGGCTGATCGGCGCCGCGACCGCCGTGCCGCTGGTGTGGCGGCGCCGCGCGCCGTTCCTGACGGCGTGCGCCGTGTCCGTGGCCACCCCCGTGCAGGCCGTCTACCACGCGCCGCCGCCGGACGTGATGTACGGCGGCATGGTCGTCCTCTACACGATGGCCGCCCTGGGCAGGCCGTGGCAGCGGCGCGCGATGCTGGTCGGCTGGCTCGTCGGCGTCTCGCTGACGATGATGCACAAGGAGGAGCCCCAGCCCTTCGAGTACGCCTTCCACCTGCTGAGCGTGGTGTGCGCCTACGGCTTCGGCGTGCTGGCCCGGGTGCAGCGGGCCTACACGGCCGAGTTGGAGGACCGGGCCCGGCGACTGGAGCGGGAGCGGGCCGCCGACACCGCGCGGGCCATTACGCAGGAGCGGTCCCGGATCGCCCGGGACATGCACGACGTCCTCGCGCACGCGGTGAGCCTGATGGTGGTGCAGGCCGAGGCCGGACCGGTGGTGGTGCGCAGCGATCCGGCGCGCGCCGAGGCCGCGTTCGACGCGATCGCGGGGGCCGGGCGGGACTCGATGGCGCAGCTGCGCCGGATCCTCGGCGTGCTCAAGGAGCCGCGGGGCGACGGCGGTGCGTGGCGGCTGCCGCAGCCGGGCGTTGCCGAGCTGCCCGGCCTGGTCCGCCAGGTCGGCGAGTCCACCGGGCTGCGGGTGGAGCTGAGCGGCTCCGGCACGCCCCGCCCGCTGCCCCCGGACACCGAGGTCGCCGCCTTCCGCGTGGTCCAGGAGGCCCTGACCAACACGGTGAAACACGCGCGGGCCACCTCCGCTACCGTCGAACTCGACTGGACGGAGGACGAGTTGACACTGACGGTGACCGACGACGGACAGGGACCGGGCTCCGGCCACGGCGGCCACGGCCTGATCGGCATCCGGGAGCGGGCCGCCGCCTGCGGGGGCAGCGCACGGGCAGGGCGCGGACCGGAGGGCGGTTTCCGGGTGGTCGTACGGCTGCCCGCGGCCGTCGACCGGGAGGCGGCACTGGGATGA
- a CDS encoding response regulator — MSIRVVVADDQELVRAGFSMILEAQPDIEVVAEAGDGADAVAAVQRHTPDVLLLDIRMPVMDGLEAARRVCGQSSCKVVMLTTFDLDEYVYEALCAGASGFLLKDVRRDDLVHAVRVVAAGDSLLAPTVTRRLVADIVRRRREEAAAEATPQRLDVLTAREVETLRLLARGLSNSEIATTLFVSEHTVKTHVSNVLGKLALRDRVQAVICAYETGLVTPGSP, encoded by the coding sequence ATGAGCATCCGGGTGGTGGTCGCCGACGACCAGGAACTGGTGCGGGCCGGGTTCTCCATGATCCTGGAGGCGCAGCCGGACATCGAGGTGGTCGCGGAGGCCGGCGACGGCGCCGACGCGGTCGCCGCGGTGCAGCGGCACACGCCCGACGTGCTGCTCCTCGACATCCGGATGCCGGTCATGGACGGCCTGGAGGCGGCCCGGCGGGTGTGCGGACAGTCCAGCTGCAAGGTGGTCATGCTGACCACGTTCGACCTGGACGAGTACGTGTACGAGGCGTTGTGCGCGGGCGCCAGCGGCTTCCTGCTGAAGGACGTGCGGCGCGACGACCTCGTGCACGCCGTACGGGTCGTCGCGGCCGGGGACTCGCTGCTCGCGCCGACGGTGACGCGGCGGCTGGTCGCCGACATCGTGCGGCGCCGCCGCGAGGAGGCCGCCGCCGAGGCCACCCCGCAGCGCCTGGACGTCCTGACGGCGCGCGAGGTGGAGACCCTGCGGCTGCTGGCGCGCGGGCTGTCCAACTCCGAGATCGCCACGACCCTGTTCGTCAGCGAGCACACGGTGAAGACCCATGTCAGCAACGTGCTGGGCAAGCTCGCTCTGAGGGACCGGGTGCAGGCGGTGATCTGCGCCTACGAGACGGGGCTCGTGACCCCGGGCTCCCCCTAG
- a CDS encoding MMPL family transporter, giving the protein MLTTLARAATRRPLTVIALWVLFLLLGFGLGTGVFGRLSDNVADIPGTESEAAARYLDRADPAGESITGVVEGTAVADPALREQVERAVADVRSLDGVAAVPDPYATRGLTSEDGRAVIIPVTLEGGLDDTAEEDAVDAAAERIRQIDAPEVHVSGGPLLGTQIGERAQEDVRNAELISLPVVLALLLVVFGGLRAAALPLVIAVSGIAGAFLALFLFSEVTDISVYAIQVTTMLGLGLAVDYALLMVVRFREERRNTDDVARAVERTVAAAGRTVLFSGLTVAVSLTGLLVFPSVFLRSMGLAVAAVVVVDMLAALTLLPALLARFGGKIAPAKVRPEGEEGRVFARLARFSARRRIAVVATVVPVLLVLALPVTGMTINLGDAEQLPASTEARQLYDTVDEHFPPGTGVSPITVVLKPGADAATADRIRALSPATESHELPGGATVLRVRPPGSVDGPEATALVERIRDVRGGEPVEVTGPAARLVDFREMLSDRAPWAAVTVLAGIFALLFAFTGSLLIPLRTIVTTLLSLGAALGVVVWVFQDGHLAGLLGSEGLDALSLTAPPLIVAIAFGLAMDYELFILARMREARQLTGDDREAVVTGLRRSGRVVTCAALLLAVVFGAFMTGGFAPILQIGLGLTLAVLIDATVVRMLLVPATMALLGRRAWWAPKPLRRAHDRFGLHEEAPAPVPTGARSSSR; this is encoded by the coding sequence GTGCTCACCACGCTCGCCCGGGCGGCTACCCGCCGCCCGCTCACCGTCATCGCCCTGTGGGTGCTCTTCCTGCTGCTCGGCTTCGGCCTGGGGACGGGCGTCTTCGGCCGCCTCTCCGACAACGTGGCCGACATCCCGGGCACCGAGTCCGAGGCCGCCGCGCGGTACCTCGACCGCGCCGACCCCGCCGGGGAGTCGATCACCGGCGTCGTCGAGGGCACCGCCGTGGCCGACCCCGCGCTGCGGGAGCAGGTCGAGCGGGCCGTCGCCGACGTGCGGTCCCTCGACGGGGTGGCCGCCGTGCCCGACCCGTACGCCACCCGTGGCCTGACCTCCGAGGACGGGCGGGCGGTGATCATCCCCGTCACCCTCGAAGGCGGCCTCGACGACACCGCCGAGGAGGACGCCGTCGACGCGGCCGCCGAGCGGATCCGGCAGATCGACGCGCCCGAAGTGCACGTCAGCGGCGGCCCGTTGCTGGGCACGCAGATCGGTGAGCGGGCCCAGGAGGACGTACGGAACGCGGAGTTGATCTCCCTGCCGGTCGTACTCGCCCTGCTCCTCGTGGTGTTCGGCGGGCTGCGCGCGGCGGCGCTGCCACTGGTGATCGCGGTCAGCGGGATCGCGGGCGCGTTCCTCGCCCTGTTCCTGTTCAGCGAGGTCACCGACATCTCCGTGTACGCGATCCAGGTGACCACGATGCTGGGGCTCGGACTCGCCGTGGACTACGCCCTGTTGATGGTGGTCCGCTTCCGCGAGGAGCGCCGGAACACCGACGACGTGGCCCGGGCGGTGGAGCGTACGGTCGCGGCGGCCGGCCGGACCGTGCTGTTCTCCGGGCTCACCGTCGCGGTCAGCCTGACCGGGCTGCTGGTGTTCCCGAGCGTGTTCCTGCGCAGCATGGGGCTGGCCGTGGCCGCCGTGGTCGTCGTCGACATGCTGGCCGCGCTCACACTGCTGCCGGCGCTGCTCGCGAGGTTCGGCGGGAAGATCGCCCCGGCGAAGGTCCGGCCGGAGGGCGAGGAGGGCCGCGTGTTCGCGCGCCTGGCCCGCTTCTCGGCCCGCCGCCGGATCGCCGTGGTGGCCACCGTCGTACCGGTCCTGCTGGTCCTGGCGCTGCCCGTCACCGGCATGACGATCAACCTCGGCGACGCCGAGCAACTGCCCGCGAGCACCGAGGCACGGCAGCTGTACGACACCGTCGACGAGCACTTCCCGCCGGGCACCGGCGTCTCGCCGATCACGGTCGTGCTGAAGCCGGGCGCGGACGCGGCCACCGCCGACCGGATCCGGGCGCTGTCTCCCGCGACCGAGTCCCACGAACTGCCGGGCGGGGCGACGGTCCTGCGCGTCCGGCCACCGGGCAGCGTCGACGGCCCGGAGGCCACCGCGCTGGTCGAGCGGATCCGGGACGTGCGCGGCGGCGAACCGGTCGAGGTCACCGGGCCGGCCGCCCGCCTGGTGGACTTCCGGGAGATGCTCTCGGACCGGGCGCCCTGGGCAGCGGTCACCGTCCTGGCCGGCATCTTCGCCCTGCTCTTCGCCTTCACCGGCTCGCTGCTGATCCCGTTGCGCACCATCGTGACCACCCTGCTCAGCCTGGGCGCCGCGCTCGGCGTGGTGGTGTGGGTGTTCCAGGACGGGCATCTGGCGGGGCTGCTGGGCAGCGAGGGTCTGGACGCACTGAGCCTGACCGCGCCACCGCTGATCGTGGCGATCGCGTTCGGTCTGGCCATGGACTACGAACTGTTCATCCTGGCCCGGATGCGCGAGGCACGGCAGCTCACCGGGGACGACCGGGAGGCCGTGGTCACCGGTCTGCGCCGCTCGGGCCGCGTGGTCACCTGCGCGGCACTGCTCCTCGCGGTGGTGTTCGGCGCCTTCATGACCGGCGGCTTCGCACCCATCCTGCAGATCGGCCTGGGCCTGACCCTCGCGGTGCTGATCGACGCGACGGTCGTACGGATGCTGCTGGTCCCGGCGACGATGGCGCTGCTCGGCCGGCGTGCCTGGTGGGCGCCGAAGCCGCTGCGCCGGGCGCACGACCGGTTCGGGCTGCACGAGGAGGCCCCGGCGCCGGTGCCTACAGGCGCACGGTCATCTTCACGGTGA
- a CDS encoding DUF1905 domain-containing protein, with amino-acid sequence MELAFTGSVIEWRGPAPYYFVRVPDEESADIRDVAAMATYGWGVIPVEARVGEIAFETSLFPKDGGYLLPLKNAVRGPQGLGAGDEVTVKMTVRL; translated from the coding sequence ATGGAACTTGCCTTCACCGGCTCGGTGATCGAATGGCGCGGACCGGCGCCGTACTACTTCGTCCGGGTCCCCGACGAGGAGTCCGCCGACATCCGCGACGTGGCCGCGATGGCCACCTACGGCTGGGGCGTGATCCCCGTCGAGGCCCGGGTCGGCGAGATCGCCTTCGAGACGTCCCTCTTTCCCAAGGACGGCGGCTACCTGCTGCCGCTGAAGAACGCGGTACGGGGGCCGCAGGGGCTCGGGGCCGGCGACGAGGTCACCGTGAAGATGACCGTGCGCCTGTAG
- a CDS encoding glycoside hydrolase family 16 protein, producing the protein MSDPSGIHRRSRSPRRALLAVLGTLGLVAAATTVTAPSADASAPTPPSGWTQVFLDDFQGAAGSGVNTSDWRYATGKGYPGGPANWGTGEIETMTNSTNNVSLDGNGNLRITPRRDASGNWTSGRIETNRTDFQPPAGGKLRVESRIQVPNVTGAAAKGYWPAFWMLGGPYRGNYWNWPAVGELDIMENTQGMNTVFATMHCGTSPGGPCNETSGIGGNTTCSGTTCQAGFHTYRMEWDRSTSVEEIRFYLDGVNFHTVRANQVDATTWANATNHGFFVILNVAMGGGFPDAFGGGPDGGTQPGHSMVVDYVQVLSSGSGTTPPPTGNRDAYSAIQAESYDSQGGVGTESTSDSGGGQNIASLANGDWALYRGVNFGSPAANQFVGRVASGAASGVSGLVEVRLDSRGNAPVGSFAVGSTGGWQSWRTVPANITGVTGTHDVYLTFSSGQPADFVNVNWFNFGR; encoded by the coding sequence ATGAGTGACCCCTCCGGCATACACCGCAGATCCCGCTCCCCAAGACGCGCACTGCTGGCCGTACTCGGCACGCTCGGCCTGGTGGCGGCCGCGACCACCGTCACCGCCCCGTCGGCCGACGCGTCCGCGCCGACGCCCCCTTCGGGCTGGACGCAGGTGTTCCTGGACGACTTCCAGGGCGCCGCGGGCTCCGGCGTGAACACCTCCGACTGGCGGTACGCGACCGGCAAGGGCTATCCCGGCGGCCCCGCCAACTGGGGCACCGGCGAGATCGAGACGATGACGAACAGCACGAACAACGTCTCGCTCGACGGCAACGGCAATCTGCGCATCACGCCCCGCCGGGACGCGTCCGGCAACTGGACCTCGGGGCGCATCGAGACCAATCGCACCGACTTCCAGCCCCCGGCGGGCGGCAAGCTCCGCGTGGAGTCCCGTATCCAGGTGCCGAACGTGACCGGAGCCGCGGCCAAGGGCTACTGGCCGGCGTTCTGGATGTTGGGCGGGCCCTACCGCGGCAACTACTGGAACTGGCCCGCCGTCGGCGAGCTGGACATCATGGAGAACACCCAGGGCATGAACACGGTGTTCGCCACCATGCACTGCGGCACCTCACCCGGCGGCCCCTGCAACGAGACCAGCGGCATCGGCGGCAACACCACCTGCTCCGGCACGACCTGCCAGGCCGGCTTCCACACCTACCGGATGGAGTGGGACCGCTCGACGAGCGTCGAGGAGATCCGCTTCTATCTCGACGGCGTCAACTTCCACACCGTACGGGCCAACCAGGTCGACGCGACGACGTGGGCGAACGCGACGAACCACGGCTTCTTCGTCATCCTCAACGTCGCGATGGGCGGCGGCTTCCCGGACGCCTTCGGCGGCGGCCCGGACGGCGGCACGCAGCCGGGCCACTCAATGGTCGTCGACTACGTCCAGGTGCTGTCCAGCGGGAGCGGCACCACGCCTCCGCCGACGGGAAACCGTGACGCCTACAGCGCCATCCAGGCCGAGTCCTACGACAGCCAGGGCGGCGTGGGCACCGAGTCCACCTCCGACTCGGGCGGCGGGCAGAACATCGCCTCCCTCGCGAACGGCGACTGGGCGCTGTACCGGGGTGTCAACTTCGGTTCCCCGGCGGCGAACCAGTTCGTCGGCCGGGTGGCGAGCGGTGCGGCGAGCGGCGTCAGCGGGCTGGTCGAGGTGCGCCTGGACAGCCGCGGCAACGCGCCCGTCGGCAGTTTCGCGGTCGGCAGCACGGGCGGCTGGCAGTCGTGGCGGACGGTGCCGGCGAACATCACCGGGGTGACCGGCACGCACGACGTCTATCTGACCTTCAGCAGCGGCCAGCCGGCGGACTTCGTGAACGTGAACTGGTTCAACTTCGGCCGCTGA
- a CDS encoding GerW family sporulation protein, translating into MVPQDLDAAGAQASVTLLERLAEKLGGRASVTAVYGEPVTADGVTVVPVARVAYGFGGGTGRTVEGAKAGDGGGGGGGVEAKPIGYIEIRDGVSTYRPIRDPWRDVVLPLAALGLALTLPKAVRALRRRR; encoded by the coding sequence GTGGTTCCGCAGGATCTGGACGCCGCAGGGGCCCAGGCCTCCGTCACCCTTCTGGAACGCCTCGCCGAGAAGCTCGGCGGCCGTGCCTCGGTCACCGCCGTCTACGGCGAACCCGTCACCGCCGACGGCGTCACCGTCGTCCCGGTCGCCAGGGTCGCCTACGGCTTCGGCGGCGGCACGGGACGCACGGTCGAGGGCGCCAAGGCCGGGGACGGCGGTGGCGGCGGCGGAGGCGTCGAGGCCAAGCCCATCGGCTACATCGAGATCAGGGACGGCGTCAGCACCTACCGGCCCATCCGGGATCCCTGGCGCGACGTCGTGCTCCCGCTGGCCGCACTCGGACTCGCCCTCACCCTCCCGAAGGCGGTCCGCGCACTGCGACGGCGCCGCTGA
- a CDS encoding ArsR/SmtB family transcription factor: protein MGDAVRKAALYDAFARTGKALSSGKRLELLDLLAQGERTVDALAKAAGLNLTTASAHLQTLRQAGLVATRRDGVRIHYRLAGADVAALYALLRQVAQTHQPAVEPARAAYLGADDTRAVDREELLARAEAGEVVVLDVRPAEEYAAGHIPGALSIPIDQLADRIAELPARAEVVAYCRGAYCVLAHDAVRLLRERGRSAVRLTDGMLEWRLAELPVETAA from the coding sequence ATGGGAGACGCGGTCCGCAAAGCCGCCCTGTACGACGCCTTCGCCCGTACCGGCAAGGCGCTGAGCAGCGGAAAACGCCTGGAGCTGCTCGATCTGCTGGCCCAGGGCGAGCGCACCGTCGACGCCCTCGCCAAGGCCGCGGGCCTGAATCTGACGACCGCCTCGGCCCACCTCCAGACCCTCAGGCAGGCCGGCCTGGTCGCCACCCGCCGTGACGGCGTACGCATCCACTACCGGCTGGCCGGCGCCGACGTCGCCGCCCTGTACGCCCTGCTCCGCCAGGTCGCCCAGACCCACCAGCCGGCCGTCGAACCCGCCCGCGCCGCCTACCTCGGAGCGGACGACACCAGGGCGGTCGACCGCGAGGAACTGCTCGCCCGTGCCGAGGCCGGCGAGGTCGTCGTCCTGGACGTACGCCCGGCCGAGGAGTACGCGGCCGGCCACATCCCGGGCGCCCTGTCCATCCCCATCGACCAACTCGCCGACCGCATCGCCGAGTTGCCCGCGCGGGCCGAGGTGGTCGCCTACTGCCGGGGCGCCTACTGCGTCCTGGCCCATGACGCCGTACGCCTTTTGCGGGAGCGCGGCCGCAGCGCCGTGCGCCTCACCGACGGGATGCTGGAGTGGCGGCTGGCGGAGCTGCCGGTCGAGACCGCGGCGTGA